The genome window CCTGGTGCTGGGGTCGTTGTTGTTCCCGCTGGTGGTGGAAGAGTGAATCTCAGACCTCATACCTCAAATCTCAAAGGGACGGATGAGATCTTGTCAGCAATGTGTTGCGTATTGATTCTGGATATTTAAAATGGTTTCTCTGAGATGTGAGATCTGAGATGAAGAAATTTACTGACATAGCCTTACCTGTTATCGCCGCGGTGGCCATCATTTTCGCTCTGGCCGGTGCGCTTCTCATCGCCCCAACGGAAAAGGCAATGGGCCACGTCCAGCGCATCTTCTATTTCCACCTGGGCAGCGCGGCGGCGGCTTTCGCCGGTTTCACCCTTGTGCTGGCCGCGTCGGTGGCTTTCATCCTTTCGCGCAGGATGGTCTTCGATTCGGTGGCTTTCGCCGCCGGCGAGGTCGGTGTTCTTTTCTGTTCTTTCGTCCTGCTCACCGGCCCCATGTGGGCAAGGCCTGTGTGGGGGCAGTGGTGGGTATGGGATCCGCGCTTGACGACCACTTTGTTCCTGTGGTTTCTCTACGTGGGTTACCTCGTGCTCCGGCACATGATGCCCGGCTACCGGGGTGCCATGGCCGGTGCGGTGTTCGCTATCCTCGCCTACGTGGATGTCCCCGTTGTATATTTCTCGGTGCGGTGGTGGCGAGGGATCCACCCGAGGGTCCTGCAGGGCGGAGGCGGCCTGGACCCGGCCATGATCCCGCCCCTCCTGGTGTGCGTGGCCGCATTCGGGCTCCTCGCGATGGCGTTGATCCGGGAGCGTTTCGAGATCCAGCGCCTGGAGGAGAGCGTGTCCCGGGCCGAGGATACTCTGGAGGTTGAGGCAAGATGAAAGACCTGACGTACCTGTTCTCGGCGTTCGCCATCATCTGGGCCGGTGTCGGTCTTTACCTCGTGCGCCTTGCTGCCCTGAGGAGCGATCTTCAGCGGCGTGTCGCCAGGCTCGAAGAAAGGGCTGCTGAAAGGAACAGGGTTGATGGGTAGAAAAGGGCTGTCCGCACTTCTTCTCGTCACCGTCCTTACTGTCGGCCTTGCTGCCGGCTGCACCTCCGGGGAAAACAACGGCCAGAGCCTGTCGGGCGGGGCGCCCGACTTCCTCCTTCCGTCGGTGGACGGCTCCATGGTCCGCCTGTCCGATCACAGCGGCAAGGTGATCATCGTGGATTTCTGGGCCACATGGTGTCCTCCCTGCGAGGAGATGATCCCGGTGCTTTCGAAACTCCACCGTGAGTTTTCTGAAAAAGGGCTGGTGGTCCTCGGCGTGGCCATGGACCGGGAAGGGCTCGGGGTCCTGGGCACTTTCGTCCACGAAAAGATGATCCCTTACAAGGTCCTCATGGGAGATGACAAGGTGACCAGGTCCTTCGGGGGAGTATCGTCCATACCAACCCTTTTCATCATCGACCGCGAGGGCAGGCTGGTCAGGAAGCTGATGGGGTACCACACCTTCGGGCAGCTGAAGGACCAGATCAGCAGGTATCTGGAGCAACCTGCTGAGAGCTAGGTGCTAAGGGCCAGGTGCTAAGGGCTAAGAGAGCTCTCAAGAAAGATGTTACTCAAAACCTTAAACCCAAAACACAAAACTTGTTTCCCGGAGGTTGATCAATGAAAGACAACAAAATCGTCGTCCTCGTAGTGGCCGCCCTTTTCGTCGGGCTCATGACCGGCATCCTGGGACCCAAACTCTTCGGCAGGAAGCCGGCCGTCTCCACGGTCTCCGGACCGGCGCCTGCCCAGCTGCCTCCTCAGGCTCCCGGGACCAACTACACTCTGAAGATCAGCGAGCTCAAGCGCCGCCTCGAGACCAACCCCAACGACGTCGGCCTCCTTGTCCAACTGGGCAACACCTATTTCGACAGCCACATGTACCCCGAGTCCATCGAGGCCTACGAAAAATCCCTTGCGCTCAAGCCCGGCAACCCCAACGTCCTCACTGACCTGGGGGTCATGTATCGGAGGAACGGCCAGCCCGAGGAAGCCGTCAAGAGGTTCCGGATGGCTGCCGAGGCCGATCCGACGCACCCCCAGAGCCGAATGAACCTGGGCGTCGTACTCTTTTATGACCTGCAGGACGCAATAGGCGCCCGGCAGGCCCTTGAAGGGCTTTTGAGCATCTACCCGCAGGGCCCCAATGCCGACCAGGCCCGGCTGCTCATGGCCGAGATCGACAAAATGACGGGGGGGCAATAGAAGCTGATCTCAAATCTCATCCTTCGACCAATTTTCACCTTCGCTAAAACTACTGTGGGCAGGCAGGATCGGTATCTCAAATTTCGATTCTTCCGGTTAATGCGTACCTAGGTGTTGCCACTCCAGATCCCCAAAGCTGATTAACCACGGAGGTCACGGCTTGCCACGCCGAAGCTGATCGCGAAGGCGGGAGGGACACGGAGGAAGGCCAGGAACTGGGGTAATGCTTGTCTTCGCGAGCTGATACCCGGGCGAAGCGATCTCGTTTCCTCTAAAGGCGGCGTTTTTCAACACGGAGGCATCCCTCGACAAGCTCCTTTCGATCTCCTCAGTGTCCGGAGCCTGTCACGCCGGAGGCGTGATGTCTCCAGTGAGTCACATCCTTATTGTGACGAACGGGTGGTAAAAAATCCCCTAAAGATCCCCCCAAGGGATCTTTAGCCCCATCCTCACAAGCTTGCCGGCGAACTCCCTGCCCTCCAGGGTAGGCTTGACGCTGTCCCCGTCCTTCACGGTGAACCCGGCCGCGAGAAGCTGTTTGTCCGCTTCATCCCTTCGCCCGCTGTTAATCAGGGCCAGGATCCCGATCTCGTCGCCGGAGAGGCTGACAGCCCCGTACCTGTAGTCCATGAACGCCTCCCAGGCGAGGGGTACCCATATCCTGACGATCTTCTCGCCGATGGTGTGGGCGTACTGGCGGATCTCGAGCTGGGCCTTGTCGTCCATACGCAGCGCCAGAAAATGCAGGAGGTTGTGCAGGTCGATCTTCCAGTAGGCTTCCGTGTAGGTGGACAGGGGAAGCTCCTTTCTCGCCTGTTCCCTGGCCACTCCCAGGTCGATCCTCTCCTGGTAAATCTCCCTCAGGTAGCTGAGGGCCTCGGCCTCACGCCTGGTGAGCTTCCCGCCCAGTTCGGGATCCAGTCCGCCTTCGCTGCCCTGGCGGTTCATTTCCCCCTGAAGCCTCCACTCGTCCGGTGCGGTAGTCCTGGCCCTGTCGATGGCCAGGGAGTAGCGGGTGGAGTACTCGTTGACGTTGGCGGTCCGGTGCCTGATCCATTGGCGCCACAGGTCCATGGGGACACGAACGTGGAGCTTGACCTCGCACATCTCGAAAGGGGTGGTGTGGCGGTGCCGCATGAGGTACCGGAGGAGGCCCCGATCGCCGCTCACCGTCTTCGTGCCCTTCCCGTAGGAGACCCGGGCAGCCTGGACGATGGAGTCGTCGTTTCCCATGTAGTCGACGAGACGGACAAAACCGTCGTCAAGGACGGGGAAGGGCTGCCCGAGGATCCGGTCGAGTTCAGGGACCCGGATGCGTTCGAGGCGTTCTTTTTCGTCACTCACGTTGGACCTCCCGGCAGATGGGAGTCTGTGTGAGGTTCTCCGACAGGCTCCCAGGTTGGAAAGAAAGGAAACATCCTAACGGATGGAGAAAGGGAGGTCCAGTACTTGGTAAGGTGAATTGGAGAAATGCGGGAAAGTCGGTGAAAGAGTGCGGAGAGAAAAGCGCAGTATGGGAGTATGGGGGTAAGGGAGAGTAAGGAGAGTGGCTATTGTTGACTTTAGCGCGAAGCGCCCTTCGATCACGCCATCCGTCTTCGTTCTTCGAACTACGCCGTGACAAGTCGGCGTGACTCAGGGCAGGCAAAGCGCGAAGAAAGATCATATCCTTCGCTCTCCTCCATGTCCTCTGTGACTCTGTGGTGAAATCGCTTTTACCGCTTTTACAGGAACCGCGTTCTCCGCGGTTCAATTCACCGCTTTTGGAGGAACCGTGAAGAGGGCTGGATCCCGGGTATGCGCTTCCGTCTTCGTCACGCCACTTGCGTGACTGCGACGTGATAA of bacterium contains these proteins:
- the ccsA gene encoding cytochrome c biogenesis protein CcsA encodes the protein MKKFTDIALPVIAAVAIIFALAGALLIAPTEKAMGHVQRIFYFHLGSAAAAFAGFTLVLAASVAFILSRRMVFDSVAFAAGEVGVLFCSFVLLTGPMWARPVWGQWWVWDPRLTTTLFLWFLYVGYLVLRHMMPGYRGAMAGAVFAILAYVDVPVVYFSVRWWRGIHPRVLQGGGGLDPAMIPPLLVCVAAFGLLAMALIRERFEIQRLEESVSRAEDTLEVEAR
- a CDS encoding tetratricopeptide repeat protein, which encodes MKDNKIVVLVVAALFVGLMTGILGPKLFGRKPAVSTVSGPAPAQLPPQAPGTNYTLKISELKRRLETNPNDVGLLVQLGNTYFDSHMYPESIEAYEKSLALKPGNPNVLTDLGVMYRRNGQPEEAVKRFRMAAEADPTHPQSRMNLGVVLFYDLQDAIGARQALEGLLSIYPQGPNADQARLLMAEIDKMTGGQ
- a CDS encoding CcmD family protein; this encodes MKDLTYLFSAFAIIWAGVGLYLVRLAALRSDLQRRVARLEERAAERNRVDG
- the thyX gene encoding FAD-dependent thymidylate synthase, encoding MSDEKERLERIRVPELDRILGQPFPVLDDGFVRLVDYMGNDDSIVQAARVSYGKGTKTVSGDRGLLRYLMRHRHTTPFEMCEVKLHVRVPMDLWRQWIRHRTANVNEYSTRYSLAIDRARTTAPDEWRLQGEMNRQGSEGGLDPELGGKLTRREAEALSYLREIYQERIDLGVAREQARKELPLSTYTEAYWKIDLHNLLHFLALRMDDKAQLEIRQYAHTIGEKIVRIWVPLAWEAFMDYRYGAVSLSGDEIGILALINSGRRDEADKQLLAAGFTVKDGDSVKPTLEGREFAGKLVRMGLKIPWGDL
- a CDS encoding TlpA disulfide reductase family protein, with the translated sequence MGRKGLSALLLVTVLTVGLAAGCTSGENNGQSLSGGAPDFLLPSVDGSMVRLSDHSGKVIIVDFWATWCPPCEEMIPVLSKLHREFSEKGLVVLGVAMDREGLGVLGTFVHEKMIPYKVLMGDDKVTRSFGGVSSIPTLFIIDREGRLVRKLMGYHTFGQLKDQISRYLEQPAES